In one Brevibacterium sp. CBA3109 genomic region, the following are encoded:
- the purD gene encoding phosphoribosylamine--glycine ligase gives MKVLVIGSGSREHALVLALSRDPQVDAVIAAPGNPGIAAIAHTEAVDMNDSVAVTALAETLDVDLVVIGPEAPLVAGVADALRESSFPVFGPSSEAAILEGSKAFAKEVMESANVPTARAVVAYTPDEAAVALDDFGAPYVVKADGLAAGKGVVVTSERAEALTHASSCLEVSDRVVIEDYLDGPEVSLFVLCDGQHTLPLAPAQDFKRIGDGDTGPNTGGMGAYSPLPWLPAGTVDDIITTVAQPVVDEMTRRGTPFVGLLYCGLALTSKGMRVVEFNVRFGDPETQSVLSRLRSPLGQTMLAAAEGRLDEVGELDWDPRTSVTVVMAAENYPNTPRTGDIIRGLNTADGLEDVHILHAGTARATDTGAGFAPEDIVISEDVAETGDIVTAGGRVLSVVSLGNDLDEARAKAYAAVDEVRWDGEQHRTDIAEVAARGQVAVADIYPAPAEAPASAGLDSTAAELPGWRHVYSGKVRDLYIPDTAADAASAKQLLMVASDRISAYDWVLDSEIPDKGKVLTGLSLWWFDQLSEIIGNHVISSTVPEAVAGRGLIVKNLSMLPIECVARGYLTGSGMADYKATGSVCGIQLPAGLIEADRLEPAIFTPATKADLGDHDENVSFAQISETIGVEAAEKARDLTIEIYQRAEAIARERGIILADTKFEFGTLPDGTMVLGDEVLTPDSSRFWDAGSYEAGTAQESFDKQFVRDWLTTESGWDKSSDTPPPALPAEVVEKTRARYIEAFEKLTGEQFPG, from the coding sequence GTGAAGGTTCTTGTCATCGGTTCGGGCTCCCGCGAACACGCCCTCGTCCTTGCTCTCAGTCGCGACCCCCAGGTCGACGCCGTCATCGCCGCACCCGGCAACCCGGGAATTGCAGCGATCGCGCACACCGAAGCCGTCGATATGAACGACTCCGTCGCAGTCACCGCACTGGCGGAGACACTCGACGTCGACCTCGTGGTCATCGGCCCCGAGGCACCACTGGTCGCCGGGGTCGCCGACGCCCTGCGTGAGTCCTCTTTCCCGGTCTTCGGCCCCAGCTCCGAGGCCGCGATCCTCGAAGGCTCGAAGGCGTTTGCCAAGGAGGTCATGGAGTCCGCGAATGTGCCCACCGCACGCGCCGTGGTCGCCTATACCCCCGACGAGGCGGCCGTCGCCCTCGACGACTTCGGCGCCCCCTACGTGGTCAAAGCCGATGGCCTGGCAGCCGGCAAGGGAGTCGTCGTGACCTCGGAACGCGCCGAGGCTCTGACCCATGCCAGCTCCTGCCTCGAGGTCTCCGACCGGGTCGTCATCGAGGACTATCTCGACGGCCCTGAGGTCTCCCTCTTCGTCCTCTGCGACGGCCAGCACACTCTGCCGCTGGCTCCCGCCCAGGACTTCAAACGCATCGGCGATGGTGATACAGGACCCAACACCGGCGGCATGGGTGCCTACTCGCCGCTGCCCTGGCTCCCGGCCGGCACAGTCGACGACATCATCACCACCGTCGCCCAGCCGGTCGTCGATGAGATGACCCGCCGCGGCACCCCGTTCGTCGGTCTCCTCTACTGCGGACTCGCCCTGACCTCGAAGGGCATGCGGGTCGTTGAGTTCAACGTCCGCTTCGGCGATCCCGAAACCCAATCCGTGCTCTCCCGCCTGCGCAGCCCGCTGGGTCAGACCATGCTCGCCGCCGCCGAGGGGCGCCTCGACGAGGTCGGCGAACTCGACTGGGATCCGCGCACCTCGGTGACCGTGGTCATGGCCGCCGAGAACTACCCGAACACTCCGCGCACCGGCGACATCATCCGTGGCCTCAACACGGCCGATGGGCTCGAAGACGTCCACATCCTCCATGCCGGAACCGCCCGCGCCACAGACACGGGCGCCGGGTTCGCCCCTGAGGACATTGTCATCTCCGAGGACGTCGCTGAGACCGGAGACATCGTCACCGCCGGCGGACGTGTGCTCTCCGTCGTCTCGCTGGGCAACGACCTCGACGAGGCACGGGCCAAGGCCTATGCCGCTGTGGACGAGGTCAGGTGGGACGGCGAACAGCACCGCACCGACATCGCCGAGGTGGCCGCCCGCGGGCAGGTCGCCGTGGCCGATATCTACCCGGCACCCGCAGAGGCACCGGCCTCGGCTGGGCTCGACTCCACGGCTGCCGAACTTCCGGGCTGGAGGCACGTGTACTCGGGCAAGGTCCGCGACCTCTACATTCCCGACACAGCCGCCGATGCGGCTTCGGCGAAGCAGCTGCTCATGGTCGCCTCGGATCGCATCTCCGCCTATGACTGGGTTCTCGACTCCGAGATCCCGGACAAGGGCAAGGTTCTGACCGGGCTGAGCCTGTGGTGGTTCGACCAGCTGTCGGAGATCATCGGCAACCATGTCATCAGCTCCACCGTTCCCGAGGCTGTGGCCGGTCGCGGTCTCATCGTCAAGAACCTGTCGATGCTGCCCATCGAATGCGTGGCCCGCGGCTACCTCACCGGTTCGGGAATGGCCGACTACAAGGCCACCGGCTCCGTGTGCGGAATCCAGTTGCCGGCAGGTCTCATCGAAGCAGACCGCCTGGAGCCCGCGATCTTCACACCCGCGACCAAGGCCGATCTGGGCGACCACGATGAGAACGTCAGCTTCGCGCAGATCTCGGAGACCATCGGCGTCGAAGCGGCTGAGAAGGCCCGCGACCTGACGATCGAGATCTATCAGCGCGCCGAGGCGATCGCGCGTGAGCGCGGCATCATCCTCGCCGACACGAAGTTCGAGTTCGGGACGCTGCCCGACGGCACGATGGTCCTCGGCGACGAAGTGCTCACTCCGGACTCATCACGCTTCTGGGACGCCGGGAGTTATGAGGCAGGCACGGCGCAGGAGAGCTTCGACAAGCAGTTCGTCCGCGACTGGCTGACCACGGAGTCCGGTTGGGACAAGTCCTCGGACACTCCCCCGCCGGCACTGCCCGCCGAGGTGGTTGAGAAGACCCGTGCCCGCTACATCGAGGCCTTCGAGAAGCTCACCGGCGAGCAGTTCCCCGGCTGA